In one window of Macrobrachium rosenbergii isolate ZJJX-2024 chromosome 11, ASM4041242v1, whole genome shotgun sequence DNA:
- the pot gene encoding LOW QUALITY PROTEIN: uncharacterized protein pot (The sequence of the model RefSeq protein was modified relative to this genomic sequence to represent the inferred CDS: inserted 1 base in 1 codon), which translates to MISRHKMWAALWAVLWAWAAAQYIGEENLSPIQQTAVIGGASRDLDKIGPKIYTNRTNTTLNCASGSMLVDVEFNEPFFGIIYPNGSRNSACRVQGNGKTKYHLDLPLKGCGTNRVERRVFVNNIIVRFHPGLELEGDEVKTIICRYPSPEVIPPPXPPVPIIAPPVIPAVPQRVGEVEILLIICAILFLALLLVGMACSYTCLKKRNIKLVRRRPMSLGAPSDITKVSGSLLFDGVKIPRAHATSTSDSDTALVSQPDTLPSDYPSDPPSSGSEVEELDIIERRSSEASARLQEETIQAFSNQAFIMEEDRLSSVYSDAMLQSDAEMITAAQVIKPPMPSFMVRVKRAPTPPRTPPKTPEPDYPVMLAHAQSLTTILERDESFRAESIPGSEHALLVSEAEDLIPPPHIIPPPEYALVQRRIQEIPAPPPPPSEYSSVARSVSEHDLEVAVRPPPPIRRDIRLIENVKNITTETTDIKETVERTGRRYMVRRPPSEPESEYPSEAAEPTEIIEELPVVPRQPEITSHIVDDRHVSTITETHTTEDIERHRRFIKQYHVKPKALPPPKWNVAIRHYPGPKYADEVESSGPEWEGYSEPGSDVFRQHLYQADEDHLSQIEVETLEHPHPPNWNVLLRVLEPPPTEEAVQYVLTKEDREKWRQIICTESTLRTMLTHAIVREDYERIRHDQRYEKLFEPKKWDVIIRILSPPDIHHDRIDSSSEAPSASDTESLPSRDGRRYRKNESAPSGRRPSLPPLYEYDSEGNPVIVRRPGPPSARSRRSSKSSIHSGIDVRSVTETEVNFARADTWSEASGPSMASGARSIADRSQPETTYTVPVLHDDEYPDTDFDDRMSSRTGRSLARSASEFTEDWRHHEPSDRYSHVSASSGDSKRRQLERSTSEFFEEPPHFSDVMTSPDHSPEGSPRAVARFQHHEYRDYHGHDYSNQQYGRHYTTDDVVRGGYILHTETSSRHHQQRRIDHRSDRSTHSGREEMYSVAETEVSGWARKH; encoded by the exons atatCACGACACAAGATGTGGGCTGCCCTGTGGGCAGTTCTGTGGGCATGGGCTGCTGCTCAGTATATCGGGGAAGAAAATCTTTCACCTATCCAGCAAACTGCGGT AATCGGCGGAGCATCAAGAGACTTGGACAAGATTGGGCCGAAAATCTACACCAACCGAACGAATACAACACTGAACTGCGCCTCTGGATCAATGCTTGTCGATGTCGAGTTTAATGAACCCTTCTTTGGCATCATTTATCCAAATGGTTCGAGAAACTCCGCTTGCCGCGTCCAGGGCAACGGCAAAACTAAATATCATCTGGACCTGCCGCTCAAGGGTTGTGGAACCAATAGG GTCGAACGCCGTGTCTTCGTCAACAACATTATTGTCCGATTCCATCCAGGCCTTGAGCTTGAAGGTGATGAGGTCAAGACCATAATCTGTCGTTATCCAAGTCCTGAAGTCatccctcccc cccctcctgTGCCCATTAT tgctCCCCCAGTTATACCAGCGGTCCCACAACGTGTAGGTGAAGTAGAGATTCTTCTTATCATCTGTGCCATTTTGTTTTTGGCACTTTTGTTAGTCGGGATGGCATGCTCTTACACCTGCCTAAAGAAACGTAACATCAAGCTCGTTAGAAGAAGACCTATGTCTCTTGGAGCTCCATCAGATATCACCAAAGTTTCTGGATCTCTACTCTTCGATGGCGTCAAGATTCCTCGAGCCCATGCCACATCTACATCAGACTCTGACACTGCTCTTGTGTCTCAGCCTGATACTCTCCCATCTGATTATCCCTCAGATCCACCATCAAGTGGATCAGAAGTGGAAGAGCTAGATATCATTGAGCGTAGGTCTTCTGAAGCATCTGCACGTCTCCAAGAGGAAACCATTCAAGCTTTCTCGAACCAGGCGTTTATCATGGAAGAGGACAGATTATCTTCAGTTTACTCAGATGCCATGTTGCAGAGTGATGCTGAGATGATAACGGCTGCTCAGGTGATCAAACCACCAATGCCATCCTTCATGGTGAGGGTAAAACGTGCTCCAACTCCTCCAAGGACTCCTCCCAAGACTCCTGAACCTGATTACCCTGTCATGCTTGCTCATGCCCAGTCTTTGACAACTATTCTAGAAAGAGATGAGAGTTTCCGTGCTGAAAGTATACCTGGTTCTGAACATGCTCTTCTTGTGTCAGAAGCTGAGGATTTGATTCCTCCACCGCACATTATTCCACCTCCTGAGTATGCTCTTGTTCAAAGAAGGATTCAAGAAATCCCTGCTCCGCCACCACCACCCTCTGAATACAGTTCAGTGGCACGTTCTGTATCTGAACACGATCTTGAAGTTGCTGtgcgtcctcctcctcctataagACGAGATATCCGTCTTattgaaaatgtcaaaaatatcacAACGGAAACCACAGATATTAAGGAAACCGTAGAACGAACAGGAAGACGATATATGGTTAGGCGTCCCCCCTCTGAACCTGAGTCAGAATATCCTTCAGAGGCTGCTGAACCTACAGAGATTATAGAAGAGCTTCCAGTTGTACCCAGGCAACCTGAAATCACCAGCCATATTGTTGACGATCGGCATGTATCTACTATCACCGAAACTCATACCACTGAAGATATTGAACGCCACCGTCGCTTCATCAAGCAG TACCATGTGAAGCCCAAGGCATTGCCGCCGCCTAAGTGGAATGTTGCTATTCGGCACTATCCTGGACCTAAATATGCTGACGAAGTTGAATCTTCTGGCCCAGAATGGGAAGGCTACAGTGAACCAGGTTCAGATGTGTTCCGTCAGCATTTGTATCAAGCAGATGAAGACCATTTGAGCCAGATAGAAGTAGAAACTCTTGAGCATCCTCATCCTCCTAACTGGAATGTGCTACTTCGTGTACTAGAGCCTCCACCTACAGAAGAAGCTGTGCAATATGTACTGACCAAAGAGGACAGGGAAAAATGGAGGCAAATCATTTGCACCGAATCGACCTTACGAACGATGCTGACCCATGCCATTGTCAGGGAAGACTACGAACGCATCCGTCATGATCAGAG ATACGAGAAACTGTTCGAACCTAAGAAGTGGGACGTTATCATTAGGATTCTGTCGCCTCCAGATATCCATCATGATCGTATCGACTCTTCCTCAGAAGCTCCCTCAGCTTCCGATACCGAGAGTCTTCCTTCAAGGGATGGACGAAG ATACCGCAAGAACGAGAGTGCCCCAAGTGGTCGTCGCCCTTCACTTCCACCACTGTATGAGTATGACTCTGAAGGTAATCCAGTTATCGTGCGTCGTCCTGGACCTCCTTCTGCTCGCTCTCGAAGATCATCGAA GTCAAGCATCCACTCAGGAATTGACGTTCGTTCGGTGACTGAAACTGAAGTGAACTTTGCCCGAGCGGATACCTGGAGCGAAGCAAGTGGACCTAGCATGGCTAGCGGTGCTCGTTCAATCGCTGATCGTTCACAGCCGGAAACGACCTACACTGTGCCTGTTCTGCATGACGATGAGTATCCTGACACTGATTTCGATGATCGCATGTCATCCAGGACTGGAAGGTCCCTGGCTCGATCTGCCTCTGAGTTCACAGAGGACTGGAGACATCAT GAACCGAGTGACAGGTATTCTCATGTGTCTGCCTCCTCTGGTGACAGCAAACGTAGGCAGCTAGAGCGCTCAACATCAGAGTTCTTTGAGGAGCCTCCCCACTTCAGTGATGTGATGACTTCACCTGACCATTCTCCTGAAGGTTCTCCTCGTGCTGTAGCCAGGTTCCAGCATCATGAGTATCGTGACTACCATGGGCACGACTACAGCAATCAGCAGTATGGTCGTCATTACACCACCGATGATGTGGTACGAGGTGGTTACATTCTGCACACTGAAACGAGCTCTCGACATCATCAGCAACGGAGAATTGACCACCGATCAGATCGGTCCACTCATTCAGGCCGAGAAGAAATGTATTCCGTAGCAGAAACTGAAGTTTCTGGGTGGGCTCGCAAACATTAG